From Xylanibacter oryzae DSM 17970, a single genomic window includes:
- the fabD gene encoding ACP S-malonyltransferase, with product MKAFVFPGQGAQFVGMGKDLYDSNKLAKELFDKANDILGYKITEIMFNGTDEELKQTKVTQPAVFLHSVISALCMGDAFQPDMTAGHSLGEFSALVTAGALSFEDGLKLVYARAMAMQKACEATPSTMAAIIGLSDADVETICAEVNKPGSVCVPANYNCPGQLVISGNVEALTEACEKMKAKGAKRALVLKVGGAFHSPLMQPAKDELQKAIENTNFCAPKCPVYQNVDGKPYTDPKEIKENLIAQLTSSVRWTSCVTNMIADGADDFTECGPGKALQGMIGRIDKTVSAHGIDA from the coding sequence ATGAAAGCATTTGTATTTCCTGGACAAGGAGCACAATTCGTAGGTATGGGTAAAGACCTGTATGACAGCAACAAATTAGCTAAAGAGTTGTTTGATAAAGCTAATGATATTCTCGGTTATAAAATCACAGAAATCATGTTTAACGGCACAGATGAAGAGTTGAAGCAAACAAAGGTTACACAACCTGCTGTGTTTCTTCATAGTGTTATAAGCGCTCTATGTATGGGTGATGCTTTTCAACCGGATATGACAGCCGGTCACTCTCTTGGCGAATTTTCAGCTCTTGTAACTGCAGGTGCGTTAAGTTTTGAAGATGGACTTAAATTAGTATATGCCCGTGCAATGGCAATGCAGAAAGCTTGTGAGGCAACACCTTCAACAATGGCTGCAATCATAGGTCTTTCTGATGCAGATGTAGAAACTATCTGTGCAGAGGTAAATAAACCAGGAAGTGTTTGTGTTCCTGCAAATTATAACTGTCCTGGACAGTTGGTAATAAGTGGTAATGTTGAGGCGTTGACAGAGGCTTGTGAAAAAATGAAAGCCAAAGGAGCAAAACGTGCTTTGGTTCTTAAAGTAGGTGGCGCATTCCACTCACCTCTTATGCAACCAGCAAAGGATGAACTTCAGAAAGCTATTGAAAATACTAATTTTTGCGCACCGAAGTGTCCTGTATATCAGAATGTTGACGGTAAACCTTATACTGATCCTAAAGAAATTAAAGAGAATCTTATTGCTCAACTTACTAGTTCTGTACGCTGGACATCATGCGTTACAAATATGATTGCTGATGGCGCAGATGATTTCACTGAATGCGGACCTGGTAAAGCTCTACAGGGCATGATTGGTCGTATTGATAAGACTGTCAGTGCTCATGGCATTGATGCTTAA
- a CDS encoding hybrid sensor histidine kinase/response regulator, protein METGDNLEYSIKRSDYKILIVDDVMSNVLLLRILLTKEQFQVCTASNGHQCIEQAKIEKPDLILLDVMMPDISGFETATILKRDPKTKDIPIIFLTALNSPADLVKGFQVGASDFLPKPFNKEELVIRVMHQISLVAAKRLIEKQNEELKRTIEGRDKMYSVIAHDLRSPMGSVKMVLNMLSMMVSSDTLGPELASLLIQANQQTEEVFSLLDNLLKWTKTQTGRLNVVFQDFNTDEVILGVIEIFNMVAEMKHIKIKHLETSENLKIHADIDMIKTIIRNFMSNAIKFSEKDSSIEIYVAREGDFAKISVQDHGRGISDENQNKLFKVESNYTTYGTANEEGSGLGLLLCKDFAIKNGGDLLLESKEGEGSIFSLLVPIYKE, encoded by the coding sequence ATGGAAACCGGAGATAATTTAGAGTACTCAATAAAAAGAAGTGACTATAAAATTTTAATTGTTGATGATGTCATGAGCAATGTACTTTTGCTTAGGATATTACTTACAAAAGAACAATTTCAGGTTTGTACAGCAAGCAATGGTCATCAATGTATTGAACAAGCTAAGATAGAAAAACCAGATCTTATATTGTTGGATGTAATGATGCCAGACATAAGTGGTTTTGAAACAGCAACAATATTAAAAAGAGATCCTAAAACAAAAGATATACCGATAATTTTCTTGACAGCTCTTAATAGTCCGGCTGATTTAGTAAAAGGATTTCAGGTCGGTGCCAGTGACTTTCTTCCGAAACCATTTAATAAGGAAGAGCTGGTTATAAGAGTAATGCATCAAATATCTCTTGTAGCAGCAAAAAGACTTATTGAGAAGCAGAATGAAGAACTAAAGCGTACAATAGAAGGACGTGATAAAATGTATTCAGTGATCGCACATGATCTGCGATCACCTATGGGCAGTGTAAAGATGGTTCTTAATATGCTGTCAATGATGGTCTCTTCTGATACACTAGGACCAGAACTTGCCAGTCTGCTTATTCAGGCCAATCAACAAACAGAAGAAGTCTTCTCATTGTTGGATAATTTACTAAAATGGACGAAAACACAAACAGGCAGGCTAAATGTAGTGTTTCAAGACTTTAATACTGACGAGGTGATACTTGGTGTTATTGAGATATTTAATATGGTGGCTGAAATGAAACATATAAAAATTAAACATCTTGAAACATCAGAAAATCTAAAAATTCATGCAGATATAGACATGATAAAGACTATTATTCGTAATTTCATGAGTAATGCCATAAAGTTTAGTGAAAAAGATTCATCAATAGAAATTTATGTTGCGCGTGAAGGTGATTTTGCTAAAATCAGTGTTCAAGATCATGGTCGTGGCATAAGTGATGAAAATCAGAATAAACTATTTAAGGTTGAGTCTAATTATACAACGTATGGTACAGCTAACGAAGAAGGCTCCGGTCTTGGCTTATTATTATGCAAAGATTTTGCTATAAAAAACGGAGGAGATTTACTTTTGGAGTCGAAAGAAGGAGAGGGGAGTATATTCAGTCTTTTAGTACCAATATATAAAGAATGA
- a CDS encoding DUF4738 domain-containing protein: MKKYIVVLLCLVFLFGCKKATNKKTDVIENKEAKSMLQGIWVDEETDEPSFRAKGDTIYYPDSTSQPVYFKIVGDTLIMRGANEVKYPISKQAQHIFWFKNQNGDEVHLRKSENSDDIFSFTQKRPMPINQNQLIKRDTVVSHSGERYHCYIAINPTSYKVTKSSYNDDGVEVDNIFYDNIIHISIFNGARQVYSRDFKKQMFGGKVPSNFLSQSILSDMQFDSIDESGIHYNAIICIPDDASNYIVNITIDYKGIMKMNVCNR, translated from the coding sequence ATGAAGAAATATATAGTAGTATTGTTATGTTTGGTGTTTTTGTTTGGTTGCAAAAAGGCTACAAATAAGAAAACAGATGTAATAGAAAATAAAGAGGCAAAATCTATGCTTCAGGGTATCTGGGTCGATGAAGAAACAGATGAACCCTCATTCAGAGCAAAGGGTGATACTATATATTATCCAGATTCAACCAGCCAGCCAGTATATTTTAAGATTGTTGGTGATACTCTTATTATGCGTGGAGCAAATGAAGTAAAGTATCCAATATCAAAACAAGCACAGCATATTTTCTGGTTTAAAAATCAAAATGGAGACGAGGTGCATTTGAGAAAAAGTGAAAATTCTGATGATATTTTCTCGTTTACCCAAAAGCGTCCTATGCCAATAAATCAGAATCAACTAATAAAAAGAGATACGGTAGTCTCTCATTCTGGTGAACGCTATCATTGTTATATAGCAATAAATCCGACATCATACAAAGTGACAAAATCATCTTATAATGATGATGGCGTTGAAGTTGACAATATCTTTTATGATAATATAATACATATAAGTATATTTAATGGCGCAAGACAAGTTTATTCTCGTGATTTTAAAAAGCAGATGTTCGGAGGTAAAGTGCCTTCAAATTTCTTATCTCAATCAATTTTGAGTGATATGCAGTTTGACTCAATAGATGAAAGTGGAATACATTATAATGCTATTATTTGTATTCCTGATGATGCTAGCAATTATATTGTAAATATCACTATTGATTATAAAGGCATAATGAAAATGAATGTATGTAATAGATAA
- a CDS encoding UDP-glucose dehydrogenase family protein: MNIAIIGTGYVGLVSGACFADTGVNVTCVDVDADKINRLQSGDIPIYEPGLDELVVKNVKAGRLKFTTELAPVLNDQDIVFSAVGTPPDEDGSADLTYVLQVASTIGKNLNKYLVVVTKSTVPVGTALKVRYTIQKELDRRGVNIKFDVASNPEFLKEGNAIKDFMSPDRVVVGVESEQAKMMLTRLYKPFLINNFRVIFMDIPSAEMTKYAANSMLATRISFMNDIANLCERIGADVNMVRQGIGADTRIGRKFLYAGCGYGGSCFPKDVKALIKTADDNGYSMEVLKAVERVNEQQKSVMFSKLEGIYGNSLKYKKISLWGLSFKPETDDMRESTALVMIQLLLDAGCNISVYDPVAMDECKRRVGDRVNYCKDMYEAVLDSDALLLLTEWKEFRLPSWEVIKKAMLRPLVIDGRNIFDGDELKSIGFEYHCIGK; this comes from the coding sequence ATGAATATAGCAATTATAGGAACAGGATATGTTGGTCTGGTGTCAGGAGCTTGTTTTGCTGATACTGGAGTCAATGTGACATGCGTTGATGTTGATGCAGATAAAATCAATCGTTTGCAGTCTGGTGATATTCCTATATATGAGCCAGGTCTTGATGAACTTGTAGTTAAAAATGTAAAAGCTGGAAGGTTGAAGTTTACCACCGAACTTGCTCCTGTTCTTAATGATCAGGATATAGTCTTTTCTGCAGTTGGTACTCCCCCTGATGAAGATGGTAGCGCTGATTTGACGTATGTCTTGCAAGTCGCTTCTACGATAGGCAAAAACCTTAATAAATATTTGGTTGTTGTTACGAAAAGTACTGTTCCTGTAGGTACCGCACTAAAAGTAAGATATACCATACAAAAAGAACTGGATAGACGAGGAGTAAATATCAAGTTTGATGTAGCTTCCAATCCCGAGTTTTTAAAAGAGGGTAATGCTATTAAGGATTTTATGAGTCCTGATAGAGTCGTTGTTGGGGTTGAAAGTGAACAAGCTAAAATGATGCTTACACGTTTGTACAAGCCATTTTTGATAAATAATTTTCGTGTGATATTTATGGACATACCAAGTGCCGAAATGACAAAATATGCTGCGAATTCAATGTTGGCAACGCGTATAAGTTTTATGAATGACATTGCAAATCTTTGTGAGAGGATTGGAGCAGATGTCAATATGGTTCGTCAAGGCATTGGTGCAGACACACGTATAGGTCGCAAATTTCTTTATGCAGGATGTGGTTATGGAGGTTCTTGTTTTCCAAAGGATGTGAAGGCTCTGATTAAAACTGCAGATGATAATGGATACTCAATGGAAGTTCTTAAGGCAGTTGAACGTGTTAATGAACAGCAGAAAAGCGTTATGTTCTCTAAATTGGAGGGCATTTATGGCAATAGCCTTAAATATAAAAAAATATCACTATGGGGGTTGTCTTTCAAACCAGAAACCGATGATATGCGTGAATCTACAGCTTTAGTAATGATACAATTACTACTTGATGCAGGATGCAATATCAGTGTATATGATCCTGTAGCTATGGATGAATGTAAGAGAAGGGTAGGCGATAGAGTCAATTATTGTAAAGACATGTATGAGGCTGTATTAGATTCAGATGCGTTACTGCTACTTACTGAATGGAAAGAATTCCGTCTGCCTAGTTGGGAGGTTATAAAGAAGGCAATGTTGCGTCCATTAGTAATAGACGGAAGAAATATATTCGATGGCGATGAGCTCAAATCTATTGGTTTTGAATATCATTGTATAGGTAAATAA
- the rfbC gene encoding dTDP-4-dehydrorhamnose 3,5-epimerase: MEYKSTNIKGVYIIEPRVFNDARGYFFEAFKQSDFDKNIGYINFIQDNESKSSYGVLRGLHYQKGNFSQAKLVRVISGKVLDVAVDLRKSSETFGKYIMVELSGENHRQFFVPRGFAHGFLVLSDEAVFSYKVDNDYAPNEEASIRFDDPQLGIEWPVKGVDVVTSDKDLNGKSFKEANLFE; encoded by the coding sequence ATGGAATATAAAAGCACTAATATTAAAGGTGTTTATATTATAGAACCACGTGTCTTTAATGATGCACGTGGATATTTTTTTGAGGCATTTAAGCAGAGTGACTTTGATAAGAATATAGGTTATATAAATTTTATTCAAGATAATGAGTCCAAGTCTTCCTATGGTGTATTGAGAGGGCTTCATTATCAAAAAGGTAATTTTTCTCAAGCAAAACTTGTCCGAGTAATAAGCGGTAAAGTGCTTGATGTTGCTGTTGATTTACGAAAAAGTAGTGAGACTTTCGGTAAATATATAATGGTGGAATTAAGTGGAGAAAACCATAGACAATTTTTTGTTCCTAGAGGTTTTGCTCATGGTTTTTTAGTGTTAAGTGACGAGGCTGTTTTTTCGTATAAGGTAGACAATGATTATGCTCCGAATGAAGAGGCTTCTATTCGTTTTGATGATCCACAACTGGGTATAGAATGGCCTGTTAAAGGTGTTGATGTCGTCACAAGCGATAAAGATCTTAATGGAAAATCTTTCAAAGAGGCAAACTTATTTGAATAA
- a CDS encoding SPOR domain-containing protein: MIEIERHIEILLLDNDCVIVPGLGGFMTHHVEARYDERDNMFLPPMRTLGFNPQLKMNDSLLAQSYIEAYDMSYPEAIKRIENETMEIRQNLENTGVYELNDIGTLLLNDNGNIEFNPCESGILSPELYGLAGFEIDKLVDNSISAKDMVLQNIDNVFIEGSSKKEEALIYKVGDKEKEVSKEEAVYYEDDKDIRIPIGVIRYALAAAAAILLFFILTSPIANSETKGITQSSIRNGILFNLLGEQTSKPVEEKPLIIKSSKPESSIKDKSNSAKDSTKSYQYKGKESVDSKHCKEYYCLVLASKVTKSNADSFVKDMHKKGYDNTKVYCHNNNIKVIYGCYESESQAYNVLNELHSKADEFKESWVYKIKE, translated from the coding sequence GTGATTGAAATAGAAAGACATATAGAAATATTACTTTTAGACAACGATTGCGTTATCGTACCTGGATTAGGAGGTTTTATGACCCACCATGTAGAAGCTCGTTATGATGAGAGAGACAACATGTTTCTCCCACCAATGCGCACTCTTGGATTTAATCCACAGTTAAAGATGAACGATTCGTTGCTAGCCCAATCTTATATTGAAGCTTACGACATGAGTTATCCCGAAGCTATCAAGCGTATCGAGAATGAGACCATGGAAATAAGACAAAATCTTGAGAATACAGGTGTATATGAGTTGAATGATATAGGAACATTACTTCTTAATGATAATGGAAATATTGAATTTAACCCATGTGAATCTGGAATTTTAAGTCCTGAACTATACGGATTAGCTGGATTTGAAATAGATAAATTGGTTGACAACTCTATATCTGCGAAAGATATGGTTTTGCAAAATATTGATAATGTTTTCATAGAAGGTTCTAGCAAGAAAGAGGAAGCACTAATCTATAAAGTTGGAGATAAAGAAAAAGAAGTTTCCAAAGAAGAGGCAGTATATTATGAAGATGATAAGGATATAAGAATACCAATAGGCGTTATCCGATATGCATTAGCTGCAGCTGCGGCAATATTATTGTTTTTCATTCTTACATCACCAATAGCCAACAGTGAAACAAAAGGAATTACTCAAAGTAGCATTCGCAATGGCATATTATTTAATCTTTTAGGCGAACAAACATCAAAACCAGTTGAAGAAAAGCCATTAATTATAAAAAGTTCCAAACCGGAAAGCAGTATTAAAGATAAATCCAATTCAGCAAAAGACTCTACTAAGTCCTACCAATATAAGGGAAAGGAATCTGTAGATTCAAAACACTGTAAAGAATATTATTGCTTAGTACTCGCTAGTAAAGTGACAAAATCAAATGCAGATAGTTTTGTTAAAGACATGCATAAGAAGGGCTACGACAATACAAAAGTATATTGTCACAATAATAATATCAAAGTAATATACGGTTGTTACGAATCTGAAAGTCAAGCTTACAATGTTCTAAATGAGCTTCATAGCAAAGCTGACGAATTTAAAGAATCCTGGGTATATAAAATTAAAGAATGA
- a CDS encoding FHA domain-containing protein, producing the protein MKRVRCPKCDNFITFDESKYEEGQSLVFECPECDKQFAIRIGVSKLRKTQKEENKENDRSEIKDGKNSYGSIIVIENVFHYKQIIPLVQGDNVIGRYMKGNNINTPIETVDPSVDTNHCVINVSKDKRGKIKYVLRDGPSNTGTFVDNEILGDRDRRLISDGTVFTIGATSIILHGPESDEQ; encoded by the coding sequence ATGAAGAGAGTACGTTGCCCTAAGTGTGATAACTTCATCACATTTGACGAATCAAAATATGAAGAAGGACAATCATTAGTTTTTGAATGTCCTGAATGTGATAAACAATTTGCAATAAGAATTGGTGTATCTAAACTAAGGAAAACTCAAAAAGAAGAGAACAAAGAAAACGATCGGTCTGAAATAAAAGACGGAAAAAATTCTTATGGGAGTATTATTGTCATTGAGAACGTGTTCCACTACAAACAAATAATACCACTTGTACAAGGTGATAATGTTATAGGAAGATACATGAAAGGCAACAACATTAACACCCCTATAGAAACAGTAGATCCAAGTGTAGATACAAATCATTGTGTAATTAATGTAAGTAAGGATAAACGCGGAAAGATAAAATATGTTTTACGCGATGGGCCTAGCAATACAGGAACTTTTGTTGATAATGAAATCCTTGGAGATAGAGACAGAAGATTAATTTCGGATGGTACAGTCTTCACAATTGGTGCAACAAGTATAATATTGCATGGCCCTGAAAGCGATGAGCAATAA
- a CDS encoding Maf-like protein encodes MLENLNGYHIVLASNSPRRKELLKGLDIDFEVRIIHGIDESYPETLHASEIPLYIAEVKANKYLPQISEKELLITADTVVVLGEKVFGKPVDYTDACNMLSSLSGKTHKVITGVCLITKKMQRKFSVSTDVTFSSLTRDEIEYYVKTYSPMDKAGAYGIQEWIGHVAVSSLEGSYFNVMGLPVQRIYKELKTF; translated from the coding sequence ATGTTAGAAAATTTAAATGGTTATCATATAGTGTTGGCCAGCAATTCTCCTAGAAGGAAAGAATTGCTTAAGGGACTTGATATAGATTTTGAGGTACGTATTATACATGGTATTGATGAAAGTTATCCTGAGACATTACATGCTTCTGAGATTCCTCTATATATTGCTGAAGTAAAAGCAAATAAATATTTGCCTCAGATCAGCGAAAAAGAATTGCTTATTACTGCAGATACTGTTGTCGTATTAGGAGAAAAAGTATTTGGTAAGCCTGTTGACTACACTGATGCATGTAATATGCTTTCATCTCTTAGTGGAAAAACACATAAAGTGATAACGGGCGTATGCTTAATTACTAAAAAGATGCAACGTAAATTTTCAGTTTCTACTGATGTAACTTTTTCATCACTCACACGTGATGAAATTGAGTATTATGTTAAAACATATTCACCTATGGATAAAGCTGGAGCTTATGGTATTCAAGAATGGATAGGTCATGTAGCAGTGTCTTCTTTAGAAGGTAGCTATTTTAATGTTATGGGCTTACCCGTTCAAAGAATATACAAAGAGTTAAAAACATTTTAA
- a CDS encoding KdsC family phosphatase, which yields MINYDLKKIKAIIFDVDGVLSAETITLHPNGEPMRTVNIKDGYAIQLAQKSGLRIVIITGGNTDSVKMRYQHLGVEDIYMKCAVKISTYEEFLKKYNLIDDDILYMGDDIPDYEVMKRSGCPCCPADACNDIKRISKYVSDRNGGYGCGRDVIEQVLRAQGKWLKDEKAFGW from the coding sequence ATGATTAATTACGATTTGAAGAAAATCAAGGCTATAATCTTTGATGTTGATGGAGTGCTTAGTGCTGAAACGATAACATTACATCCTAATGGGGAACCTATGCGTACAGTAAATATAAAAGATGGGTATGCTATACAACTGGCACAAAAATCAGGATTGAGGATAGTCATAATAACTGGAGGGAATACAGACAGCGTAAAAATGAGATATCAGCATCTTGGCGTTGAGGATATTTATATGAAATGTGCTGTCAAGATAAGTACATATGAGGAATTCTTGAAAAAGTATAATCTTATAGACGATGACATTTTATATATGGGTGATGACATTCCTGACTACGAAGTTATGAAACGTTCAGGGTGCCCATGTTGTCCAGCTGATGCCTGTAATGATATAAAACGCATAAGCAAATATGTCAGTGACCGAAATGGAGGATATGGTTGCGGAAGGGATGTAATAGAACAAGTATTGAGGGCGCAAGGTAAATGGCTAAAAGATGAAAAAGCTTTTGGTTGGTAA
- a CDS encoding Rossmann-like and DUF2520 domain-containing protein: MKIVLIGAGNLATNLGVALLSAGHDILQVYSRTMKSASILAEKVGGSPTNEIKNINSNADIYILSVKDSILSELIPEVCKGKEKRIFIHTAGSVSMDIFKGMAYHYGVLYPMQTFSKDKELIFNDIPCFVEANDKFSESSIMELANSITNIVYRLSSEDRKHLHLAAVFASNFVNHCYSLSSEILKKHNIPFEVILPLIDETANKVHKLSPSQAQTGPAVRFDENVLRNQSLLLKGNPLQKDIYDRMSLSIHQLAEKNNKN; the protein is encoded by the coding sequence ATGAAAATAGTTTTGATAGGAGCTGGTAATTTGGCTACTAATTTGGGAGTAGCCTTGTTATCTGCCGGACATGATATATTACAAGTGTATAGCCGTACAATGAAGTCAGCTTCAATATTGGCAGAGAAAGTTGGAGGTTCACCAACTAATGAAATAAAAAATATTAATAGTAATGCAGATATATATATATTATCAGTAAAAGATAGTATATTGTCGGAACTTATACCAGAAGTCTGCAAAGGAAAGGAAAAACGAATTTTTATTCATACAGCAGGTAGCGTATCAATGGATATATTCAAAGGTATGGCTTATCACTATGGTGTGCTGTATCCAATGCAAACTTTTTCTAAGGATAAAGAATTGATTTTTAATGACATACCCTGTTTTGTTGAAGCTAATGATAAATTTTCAGAAAGCTCAATTATGGAATTGGCAAACAGTATTACTAATATTGTATATAGATTATCTTCTGAAGATAGAAAACATTTACATCTGGCAGCTGTTTTTGCATCAAACTTTGTGAATCATTGTTATTCTTTATCTTCAGAAATATTGAAAAAACACAATATTCCATTTGAAGTAATTCTACCTTTAATAGATGAGACAGCAAATAAGGTGCATAAACTTTCTCCAAGTCAAGCACAGACAGGACCAGCTGTTAGGTTTGATGAAAATGTTTTGCGTAATCAATCTTTACTACTCAAAGGTAATCCACTTCAAAAAGATATTTATGACAGGATGAGTCTTAGTATACATCAGTTGGCTGAGAAAAATAATAAGAACTAA
- a CDS encoding nitroreductase family protein, producing MKEFKDLVQARRSHRKFSDKEISGDDVKAILRAALMSPTSKGCRKWQFVVVDNKTDIEKIADAKELGSQFLKGAPLAIVVLGNPLENDCWIEDGAIAAISMQYQAEDLGLGSCWIQIRARGLNDGTSATSVISGVLDIPEQYELLCVLAIGHKADERKLQDEDKLKWENVHVDKF from the coding sequence ATGAAAGAATTTAAAGATTTGGTTCAGGCTCGCAGAAGTCATAGAAAATTTTCAGATAAAGAGATTTCAGGGGATGACGTTAAAGCAATATTAAGAGCTGCGTTGATGTCTCCTACATCAAAAGGATGCCGCAAATGGCAGTTTGTTGTTGTTGATAACAAAACAGACATTGAAAAAATCGCGGATGCCAAAGAGCTTGGTTCTCAATTTTTAAAAGGTGCTCCTCTTGCTATAGTTGTTCTTGGTAATCCACTAGAAAACGACTGTTGGATAGAAGATGGCGCTATAGCTGCGATTTCTATGCAATATCAAGCAGAAGATTTAGGATTGGGATCTTGTTGGATCCAGATCAGGGCGCGTGGACTCAATGATGGAACTTCTGCTACATCTGTAATATCTGGTGTGCTTGATATACCTGAGCAATACGAATTACTTTGTGTTTTGGCTATTGGTCATAAGGCAGACGAACGTAAATTGCAGGATGAAGATAAACTGAAATGGGAAAATGTTCACGTAGATAAATTTTAA
- a CDS encoding GNAT family N-acetyltransferase, which yields MKNISVSVYNHSEDLPEMEYKNFFHSKSLFRIYEMTAGYFPHMIVVKSETNGILCHLLAVIRRRGAWFPPYLYTQCRIYGEGDYSENISNKHELFYAMLIKLTRIMSFRCLYIEISDMSEKMYGYKWLKRCGYFPIRWMEIHNSLHSKSPKELLSDRKIIRHVNSGIRNGVTASTVESEEDFNQFYKMTKAFYKMRLRRFCPPASFFSALLDDKEDAKLIVTKYKKKIIGSCAIVFSEGNAYLWYAAYRSKSFPMQHPNTMTLWNALNYAYEHNYSHLFFMDVGLPFHNSIIKDMILGFGGKPVSTNRWFRCSIPWINNILSWLWRE from the coding sequence ATGAAAAATATATCTGTTAGTGTTTATAATCATAGCGAAGACTTGCCTGAAATGGAATATAAGAACTTCTTTCACAGTAAGTCACTTTTCCGAATATACGAAATGACTGCAGGGTATTTTCCTCACATGATTGTAGTAAAATCGGAAACTAATGGTATATTGTGTCATCTTCTTGCTGTAATTAGGCGTAGAGGAGCATGGTTTCCTCCTTATCTATATACACAATGTAGAATTTATGGAGAAGGTGACTATTCTGAAAACATCAGTAATAAGCACGAATTATTCTATGCCATGCTCATAAAGTTAACACGCATAATGTCGTTTAGATGCCTTTATATAGAAATCAGCGATATGAGTGAGAAGATGTATGGATATAAATGGTTGAAGAGATGCGGATACTTTCCAATAAGATGGATGGAAATACATAATTCTCTGCACAGCAAATCGCCGAAAGAATTATTATCAGATCGAAAAATAATTAGACATGTAAACTCTGGCATCAGGAATGGTGTTACAGCATCTACTGTAGAAAGTGAAGAAGACTTCAATCAATTTTATAAAATGACAAAAGCATTCTACAAGATGAGATTAAGAAGATTTTGTCCTCCTGCAAGTTTCTTTAGTGCATTACTTGATGACAAAGAAGACGCGAAACTTATAGTTACAAAATACAAGAAAAAAATAATAGGTAGTTGTGCTATTGTTTTTTCTGAAGGTAATGCCTATCTATGGTATGCAGCCTATCGCTCTAAAAGTTTTCCGATGCAACACCCAAATACAATGACACTATGGAACGCATTAAACTACGCTTACGAACATAATTATAGCCATTTATTCTTTATGGATGTTGGTCTACCGTTTCATAATAGCATAATAAAAGATATGATACTCGGTTTTGGCGGTAAACCCGTAAGTACGAACAGGTGGTTTAGGTGTTCTATTCCATGGATAAATAATATATTATCATGGCTTTGGAGAGAATGA
- a CDS encoding RNA polymerase sigma factor yields MERYDDAQIIHMLEDAKTRNKAFEEIVKQYSEPLYWKIRRIVLVHEDANDILQNVFIKIWNNIADFRSESKLSTWLFRVAINESIDFVRRNKNQKSNLLGSDDDSLVCKLMADEYFDGDETEALLQEAVSKLPEVQRVVFTMRYYDDMKYSEMSKILKTSEGALKASYHIAANKIADFFRSQD; encoded by the coding sequence ATGGAACGATACGATGATGCACAGATAATACATATGCTGGAGGATGCTAAGACGCGTAATAAGGCATTTGAAGAAATTGTAAAGCAATATAGTGAACCATTATATTGGAAAATCAGGCGTATTGTATTGGTTCATGAAGATGCAAATGATATATTGCAAAATGTCTTCATTAAAATATGGAATAATATAGCAGACTTTCGTAGTGAGTCAAAACTTTCAACATGGTTATTCCGTGTAGCAATAAATGAAAGCATTGATTTTGTAAGACGGAATAAAAATCAGAAAAGTAATTTATTAGGTTCTGATGATGATTCTTTGGTTTGCAAACTAATGGCTGATGAATATTTTGATGGTGATGAAACGGAAGCACTATTACAGGAGGCCGTGAGTAAATTACCAGAAGTACAACGTGTCGTATTCACTATGAGATATTATGATGATATGAAATATAGTGAGATGAGCAAAATTCTAAAAACATCCGAAGGTGCTCTTAAAGCGTCATATCATATAGCTGCTAATAAAATCGCAGATTTTTTTCGCTCACAAGATTAA